Proteins encoded together in one Amblyraja radiata isolate CabotCenter1 chromosome 11, sAmbRad1.1.pri, whole genome shotgun sequence window:
- the c1qtnf2 gene encoding complement C1q tumor necrosis factor-related protein 2, with amino-acid sequence MMLWLLLLACFTSHAANQLPTNQKSSITFDPSQLICSAPGPPGAPGPPGYPGSAGPIGRMGLPGKDGVDGKDGQKGYKGEEGDRGNQGRSGKSGTKGIRGAIGKLGPRGPRGNKGALGSAGIHGPKGTDGNNGAPGLPGICKCGINTARSAFSVAITYSFPKERMPIKFDKVLLNEGGHYNVSSGKFICGIPGIYYFSYDITLANKHLAIGLVHNGQYRIKTFDANTGNYDVASGSTIMYLKRKDEVWLQIFYSDQNGLFYDAHWADSLFTGFMIYVDQDYLNEIEEEQIF; translated from the exons ATGATGCTCTGGCTGCTTCTACTTGCCTGCTTTACATCCCATGCTGCCAATCAACTCCCGACAAACCAGAAGTCATCCATTACATTTGATCCTTCCCAGCTAATTTGTAGTGCACCAGGACCTCCAGGGGCACCGGGGCCTCCAGGTTATCCTGGATCTGCAGGTCCTATTGGAAGAATGGGATTGCCTGGAAAAGATGGTGTGGATGGGAAAGATGGTCAGAAGGGATACAAAGGAGAAGAAG GTGACAGAGGAAATCAAGGAAGAAGCGGAAAGTCTGGCACGAAGGGGATACGGGGAGCTATTGGCAAACTAGGCCCCCGAGGACCAAGGGGCAATAAAGGCGCTCTAGGTAGTGCGGGAATACATGGACCAAAAGGTACCGATGGAAACAATGGAGCACCTGGTTTGCCTGGAATCTGCAAATGTGGCATTAACACAGCAAGATCTGCCTTCTCCGTAGCCATCACTTACAGCTTTCCCAAGGAACGCATGCCTATCAAATTTGATAAAGTTCTTTTAAACGAAGGAGGACACTACAATGTTTCCAGTGGCAAATTTATATGTGGTATACCTGGCATTTATTATTTTTCCTATGATATCACCTTGGCAAATAAGCATCTTGCTATTGGGCTGGTGCACAATGGCCAATATCGTATAAAGACGTTTGATGCTAACACCGGCAACTATGATGTGGCTTCTGGTTCAACTATCATGTACCTAAAACGGAAGGATGAAGTTTGGCTGCAGATATTCTATTCTGACCAGAATGGCTTATTCTACGACGCTCACTGGGCAGATAGTTTATTCACCGGGTTTATGATTTATGTTGATCAGGACTATCTTAATGAAATTGAAGAAGAACAAATCTTCTAG